The Fructilactobacillus ixorae genome has a window encoding:
- the ylqF gene encoding ribosome biogenesis GTPase YlqF, protein MQSNIQWFPGHMAKAIRQFEANIKLVDVVFELVDARIPFTSINPEVSRISQGEPRLMILTKADLADPKLTQQWLRFFRTQGLVALAVDAKLTGVQKKIENAARTLLTTKLAAQSERGMERQTIKAICVGVPNVGKSTLLNQLVQRRSAPVGNRPGVTKGQQWLTGNGHLELLDTPGILWPKFQNQTVAEELALTGAIRDSAYHSDDVALFALQFFRTTNPTVLQERYRLQASALELPAPELLLLITANLGMRDDYERASDRIITDVRKGKLGRFTLDEPQDVVTDEH, encoded by the coding sequence ATGCAAAGTAACATTCAATGGTTTCCAGGACACATGGCCAAGGCCATTCGCCAGTTTGAAGCGAACATTAAACTAGTTGATGTGGTGTTTGAGTTGGTCGACGCCCGGATTCCGTTTACCTCCATTAACCCAGAAGTTAGTCGAATTAGTCAGGGGGAACCCCGCCTAATGATCTTAACCAAGGCAGATTTAGCTGACCCGAAGCTAACTCAACAGTGGTTACGTTTCTTTCGGACGCAGGGTCTGGTCGCGCTGGCAGTTGATGCCAAATTGACCGGCGTGCAGAAAAAAATTGAAAACGCCGCGCGGACCCTCCTGACGACTAAATTAGCGGCACAAAGTGAGCGTGGCATGGAACGACAAACCATCAAAGCGATTTGCGTGGGCGTTCCAAACGTCGGGAAATCAACGCTTCTCAATCAATTAGTTCAGAGACGATCTGCCCCAGTTGGGAATCGACCGGGGGTGACGAAGGGGCAACAGTGGTTGACCGGAAACGGGCACCTGGAGTTGTTAGACACCCCAGGAATTTTATGGCCGAAGTTTCAGAACCAAACGGTGGCTGAAGAATTGGCTCTTACGGGCGCCATTCGGGATAGTGCCTACCATAGCGATGACGTAGCCCTGTTTGCACTCCAGTTTTTTCGGACGACCAATCCAACGGTCCTGCAGGAACGTTATCGCCTGCAAGCGAGCGCTTTAGAATTACCCGCTCCGGAATTATTGTTGCTGATTACGGCTAATTTAGGCATGCGGGATGATTACGAACGAGCATCGGACCGCATAATTACCGATGTTCGGAAGGGTAAATTAGGTCGGTTTACCTTAGATGAGCCCCAGGACGTTGTGACTGATGAACATTAA
- a CDS encoding ribonuclease HII — MNIKELTAQLAQVTSLTDPLLTAYQTDPRKGVQRLLQQTTKRLERDRQRFEAFERRLQQERALWHQGIAHVAGVDEVGRGPLAGPVVVGAVILPPTFNLPTVNDSKQLSDHERRRLVPLIKQAAVAYSLVTVSPTIIDRINIYEASRLGMKQAVERLTCQPDHLLVDAMVIETEIPQTKLIKGDAKSASIAAASILAKVYRDDLMIQYDQQYPEYGFAHNDGYGTKEHLQALRQYGATPLHRQSFAPVRDLGH, encoded by the coding sequence ATGAACATTAAAGAACTAACCGCTCAATTGGCGCAGGTAACTAGTCTGACTGATCCGCTACTAACGGCCTACCAAACGGACCCGCGTAAGGGGGTACAACGCCTGTTACAACAAACAACCAAGCGTCTGGAACGGGACCGCCAGCGCTTTGAAGCTTTTGAACGGCGCTTGCAACAAGAACGTGCGCTCTGGCATCAGGGAATTGCACACGTAGCTGGAGTCGATGAAGTGGGACGGGGCCCGCTTGCCGGACCGGTGGTGGTGGGGGCGGTGATTTTACCGCCGACCTTTAATCTGCCAACCGTGAATGATTCCAAGCAGCTATCAGATCACGAGCGCCGGCGTCTCGTGCCCCTCATTAAACAAGCCGCGGTTGCATATAGTCTCGTGACCGTCAGTCCCACCATCATTGACCGAATTAACATCTATGAGGCGAGTCGATTGGGGATGAAACAGGCGGTTGAACGCTTAACCTGTCAGCCAGACCATCTGCTAGTTGATGCGATGGTAATTGAGACGGAGATCCCCCAGACTAAGTTAATTAAGGGAGATGCCAAATCGGCTAGTATTGCCGCGGCCAGCATCTTGGCCAAGGTCTATCGGGATGATTTAATGATTCAATATGACCAGCAATATCCAGAATATGGCTTTGCTCATAATGATGGGTATGGGACTAAGGAACATCTCCAAGCTTTACGCCAGTATGGAGCAACGCCCCTTCACCGGCAAAGTTTTGCGCCCGTCCGTGATTTAGGCCATTAA
- a CDS encoding ABC-F family ATP-binding cassette domain-containing protein, with the protein MVETLRAEHLTKTYGEKTLFQDLNFIINEHDRIGLIGTNGSGKSSLLNAIAQVDHDVTGEIVTSKTYTIGYLKQQPDLPGDKTVLEAVFSGNQPIFRVIRRYEDTLAAYSAHPESADAERAYLAAEAKMNELDAWTAESQVKTILTQLKITDLHQTIQTMSGGMQKRVGLAQVLIQSPNLLLLDEPTNHLDFESIAWLEQYLSRYHGSLIVVTHDRYFLDQVTNHIWELSLGKLHKYDGNYQTYVAQKAERVDQELAAGHKQQQLYKQELQWMKAGAKARSTKQNARIERFQALKQEVDQGTPVESDVNISMGQQRLGKKVIEMKDVNLTVADHPILRDFNLIVQNGQRLGISGENGTGKSSFLNAIAKTLPLDSGMIELGATVKLGYYTQQMEPIPDDQRVINYLTNVGQKVIDKDGNQISVTNLLEQFLFPKATHGTLIRKLSGGEKRRLYLLKLLMEQPNVLLLDEPTNNLDIGTLTVLENYIENFNGTTITVSHDRYFLDKVADQLLMFKGNAQIDRYTGSLSSYLAKQQEAKGTSNPAEPTAEKSPNASKHPAEKTKLTYAEKLEWGQLDPKLADNEAAISAVQDQMQAHAADYNKLAELQRQLDDLNAEGDQLVARWEYLSQYVDED; encoded by the coding sequence ATGGTAGAAACGTTACGAGCCGAACATTTAACCAAAACGTACGGAGAGAAAACCCTCTTTCAGGACTTGAATTTTATCATCAATGAGCATGATCGAATTGGGTTAATTGGAACTAATGGGAGTGGGAAATCCTCACTCTTAAATGCGATTGCGCAGGTTGATCATGACGTAACGGGCGAGATTGTTACTTCCAAAACCTATACAATTGGGTATTTAAAACAGCAGCCGGACTTGCCGGGTGATAAAACGGTGTTAGAAGCGGTTTTTTCCGGCAATCAACCGATTTTCCGGGTGATTCGGCGCTATGAAGACACCCTGGCGGCTTATTCCGCCCATCCCGAATCTGCCGATGCCGAACGGGCTTACCTTGCCGCGGAAGCAAAGATGAATGAACTGGATGCGTGGACGGCAGAGAGCCAGGTCAAGACGATTTTAACCCAACTTAAAATCACTGATTTACACCAAACGATTCAGACGATGTCCGGAGGAATGCAGAAGCGCGTGGGCCTAGCCCAAGTTTTAATTCAATCGCCGAACTTGTTGTTATTAGATGAACCAACGAATCATTTGGATTTTGAATCGATTGCCTGGCTAGAGCAGTATTTGAGCCGGTATCACGGTTCTTTAATCGTGGTTACTCATGATCGGTACTTCTTAGATCAGGTAACTAACCACATTTGGGAACTTTCGTTGGGGAAATTACACAAGTACGACGGTAATTACCAAACTTACGTGGCGCAGAAAGCCGAACGGGTTGATCAAGAATTAGCAGCAGGGCATAAACAGCAACAACTGTACAAGCAGGAATTGCAGTGGATGAAAGCGGGTGCCAAAGCTCGCTCGACCAAGCAAAACGCACGGATTGAACGCTTTCAAGCCCTGAAGCAGGAAGTTGACCAGGGAACACCAGTGGAAAGCGACGTTAACATTAGCATGGGCCAACAGCGTCTGGGGAAAAAAGTGATTGAAATGAAGGACGTTAATCTCACCGTCGCTGATCATCCGATTTTACGGGACTTTAATTTGATTGTCCAAAACGGTCAACGACTCGGAATCAGCGGGGAAAACGGGACTGGAAAATCCAGTTTTTTGAATGCGATTGCGAAGACGTTACCGCTTGATTCCGGTATGATTGAACTGGGAGCGACGGTAAAATTAGGCTACTATACCCAGCAAATGGAACCAATTCCGGATGATCAGCGAGTGATCAATTACCTCACGAATGTAGGGCAAAAAGTGATTGATAAGGACGGCAATCAAATCAGTGTCACTAACTTGCTAGAACAGTTTCTATTTCCCAAAGCTACTCACGGTACCTTGATTCGGAAGCTTTCGGGGGGCGAAAAACGCCGCCTCTACCTCTTAAAACTCCTAATGGAACAACCAAACGTCCTGTTACTAGATGAACCCACGAACAACTTGGACATTGGGACGCTCACCGTTTTAGAAAATTACATTGAAAACTTCAACGGCACAACGATTACAGTGTCTCACGATCGGTACTTTTTGGATAAGGTTGCCGATCAATTGTTGATGTTTAAAGGCAACGCCCAGATTGACCGGTACACGGGGTCTTTAAGTAGCTACTTAGCAAAACAACAGGAAGCCAAGGGCACTTCTAATCCAGCTGAGCCAACGGCAGAAAAATCCCCGAATGCGTCGAAGCATCCCGCGGAAAAAACGAAGTTAACCTACGCGGAAAAATTGGAGTGGGGTCAGTTGGACCCAAAACTAGCTGACAATGAGGCTGCAATCAGCGCCGTGCAAGACCAAATGCAGGCGCATGCAGCTGATTACAATAAATTGGCCGAACTACAACGACAGTTAGACGATTTGAATGCCGAGGGGGACCAACTGGTCGCCCGCTGGGAATATCTAAGTCAGTACGTTGATGAAGACTAG
- a CDS encoding dihydrofolate reductase: MLAFIWAEAQNQIIGNQGTLPWHLPDDMHFFKEQTTGHPILAGSKTYASFGRPLPHRQNLVLTHQPATNFPAEVQVFHTPASFLQYAKRHDDELIFVVGGSQIFRLLLPEVTWLYRTVIAADVAGDTKMPPIDYHQFTLVKERPGATPAEYPHHFEIWQRKEDEDAKKFL; this comes from the coding sequence ATGTTAGCATTTATTTGGGCGGAGGCCCAAAACCAAATAATTGGCAACCAGGGAACGTTACCGTGGCATCTGCCAGATGACATGCACTTTTTTAAGGAGCAGACGACAGGCCATCCCATTTTAGCGGGAAGTAAAACCTATGCCAGTTTTGGGCGACCGTTACCACACCGGCAAAATCTGGTGTTAACCCACCAACCAGCCACTAATTTCCCGGCAGAAGTACAAGTTTTTCACACCCCTGCCAGCTTTTTGCAATATGCAAAAAGGCATGATGATGAGCTGATTTTTGTGGTTGGGGGCAGTCAAATTTTTCGGTTATTGCTCCCTGAAGTGACTTGGTTGTATCGAACAGTTATTGCCGCAGACGTCGCTGGGGATACTAAGATGCCTCCAATTGACTACCACCAGTTCACGTTGGTTAAGGAACGACCTGGAGCCACGCCGGCCGAATATCCGCACCACTTTGAAATTTGGCAGCGAAAAGAGGATGAAGATGCGAAAAAGTTTTTATGA
- the dprA gene encoding DNA-processing protein DprA, producing the protein MDKREFLLRIKLCPGIGLKGESVIYTWLQQEPHFERYSLAGLLQTLAALLREHRLKVTPFVQNFLTAALTKQVQRNQAGGWITILDAAYPQQLREIFLPPLVLFYAGNLDLLRQTPVLGIVGSRNCSVYAIKSLKRTVTAPVVQRYVIVSGLATGVDTLGHQLALAHRGRTIAVLGTGLDHFYPAPNRELQHTLAHTQLVVTEYPLGVGPRRYQFVERNRIIAGLCQKLLVVEARQKSGSLITASLALQANRDVLAIPGNINSQLSL; encoded by the coding sequence ATGGATAAACGAGAATTTTTACTGCGGATCAAACTGTGTCCCGGGATTGGGCTTAAAGGTGAAAGTGTAATCTACACGTGGCTACAGCAAGAACCCCATTTTGAACGCTATTCTTTAGCTGGTTTATTACAAACACTGGCTGCTTTGTTGCGCGAGCACCGGTTGAAGGTGACGCCGTTCGTTCAAAACTTTTTAACGGCAGCATTAACCAAACAAGTGCAGCGGAATCAGGCGGGTGGTTGGATTACCATTTTAGACGCCGCCTATCCCCAGCAGTTACGAGAGATTTTTCTACCACCCCTGGTGCTTTTTTATGCGGGGAACCTTGATCTACTCCGACAAACCCCAGTATTAGGGATTGTCGGGTCCAGAAATTGTTCTGTCTATGCGATTAAGTCGTTAAAACGGACGGTAACGGCTCCGGTAGTGCAGCGCTATGTGATTGTTTCCGGACTAGCAACCGGGGTTGATACGTTAGGCCATCAGTTGGCCCTGGCTCATCGTGGCCGAACCATCGCAGTATTAGGCACGGGGCTAGATCATTTTTATCCAGCGCCCAACCGTGAGCTACAGCACACCCTGGCGCACACCCAGTTAGTGGTTACCGAGTATCCATTAGGCGTGGGACCGCGCCGGTACCAATTTGTTGAACGCAATCGCATTATTGCCGGACTTTGCCAGAAGTTACTGGTGGTCGAAGCCCGGCAGAAATCGGGTAGTTTGATTACAGCCAGCCTCGCCTTGCAGGCCAATCGGGATGTTCTGGCCATCCCCGGCAACATCAACAGTCAGCTTTCGTTATGA
- a CDS encoding YozE family protein, translated as MRKSFYEYLMTERNPASHTTLAEFANNAFFDQSFPKHTDNFDEISKYLEENAGYLPTLTIFDDAWQQYLAYLD; from the coding sequence ATGCGAAAAAGTTTTTATGAGTATTTGATGACAGAACGGAATCCAGCCAGTCATACGACGCTTGCTGAGTTTGCAAATAATGCTTTCTTTGACCAAAGTTTTCCAAAGCACACCGATAATTTTGATGAAATTTCAAAGTACCTAGAGGAAAATGCGGGGTATTTGCCAACCTTAACGATTTTTGATGATGCCTGGCAGCAGTATTTAGCTTACCTAGATTAA
- a CDS encoding thymidylate synthase — protein sequence MLEEQYLKLARFVLENGQPKGDRTGTGTLSTFGYQMRFNLAEGFPLLTTKSVPFRLIKSELLWFLRGDTNIRYLLQHNNHIWDEWAFKNWVESAEYQGPDMTDFGLRSQTDPEFKAAYLQQKEWFCQQILADADFAARYGDLGLVYGSQWRSWQTTNGQTVDQIQKVIDQIKTNPNSRRLIVSAWNPGDVDEVALPPCHTLFQFYVNDGKLSCQLYQRSGDIFLGVPFNIASYALLTSLIAKECGLVPGEFIHTLGDAHIYQNHIEQVKTQLARTPYPAPTLWLNPAKNSIFDYDIDDIQIKHYQHHPRIKGAVAV from the coding sequence ATGTTAGAAGAGCAATATTTGAAGTTAGCGCGGTTTGTGCTCGAAAACGGACAACCGAAGGGTGATCGCACGGGAACCGGGACGTTAAGTACCTTTGGGTATCAAATGCGCTTTAACCTAGCGGAAGGGTTTCCCTTGCTGACCACCAAGAGCGTTCCCTTTCGGCTAATCAAAAGCGAGTTGTTGTGGTTTTTGCGCGGTGATACAAACATTCGGTATTTACTGCAGCATAATAATCACATCTGGGACGAATGGGCCTTTAAAAACTGGGTTGAATCCGCGGAATACCAGGGACCGGACATGACCGACTTTGGCTTACGGTCACAAACTGATCCGGAGTTTAAAGCAGCGTATCTGCAGCAAAAAGAGTGGTTTTGTCAACAAATCTTAGCAGATGCGGACTTTGCAGCGCGGTACGGCGACCTGGGCTTGGTCTACGGGAGTCAATGGCGTAGTTGGCAAACTACCAATGGCCAAACCGTTGATCAAATCCAAAAGGTGATTGACCAAATTAAAACCAATCCGAACTCGCGGCGGTTAATTGTATCGGCTTGGAATCCGGGGGACGTTGATGAGGTGGCTTTACCACCGTGCCACACGCTGTTTCAATTTTATGTCAACGACGGCAAACTGAGTTGTCAGTTGTACCAACGCAGTGGAGACATCTTTTTGGGAGTTCCGTTTAACATCGCGAGCTACGCCTTACTGACGAGTTTGATTGCGAAGGAATGTGGCTTAGTTCCAGGTGAATTTATTCATACCTTGGGAGACGCCCATATTTACCAAAACCACATTGAACAGGTCAAGACCCAGTTAGCGCGAACCCCATATCCAGCGCCCACCCTGTGGTTGAATCCGGCTAAAAATAGTATTTTTGACTATGACATTGATGATATTCAAATTAAACATTACCAGCACCACCCACGGATTAAAGGGGCGGTGGCCGTTTAG